The following proteins come from a genomic window of Ammospiza nelsoni isolate bAmmNel1 chromosome 6, bAmmNel1.pri, whole genome shotgun sequence:
- the ASCL2 gene encoding achaete-scute homolog 2 — protein sequence MNGGALPPLPPAAARGRRRPASPELLRCKRRLAFAALPGTGAAAAAAVARRNERERNRVRLVNLGFAALRQHVPHGAASKKMSKVETLRSAVEYIRALQRLLDEHDAAASFPDGRGRVPVGEVGGGGGYSSASPSFASSAPGSPCSSEESGYDVALSPEERELLDFTSWLGSY from the coding sequence ATGAACGGCGGGGCTCTGCCGCCGCTGCCCCCCGCCGCAGCCCGCGGCCGCCGGCGGCCCGCCTCCCCCGAGCTGCTGCGCTGCAAGCGCCGCCTGGCCTTCGCCGCCCTGCCGGGCaccggggcggcggcggcggccgccgtGGCCCGTCGGAACGAGCGGGAGCGCAACCGCGTGCGGCTCGTCAACCTGGGCTTCGCCGCTCTCCGCCAGCACGTCCCCCACGGCGCCGCCAGCAAGAAGATGAGCAAGGTGGAGACCCTCCGCTCCGCCGTCGAGTACATCCGCGCCCTGCAGCGGCTCCTCGACGAGCACGACGCCGCCGCCTCTTTCCCCGACGGCCGCGGGCGGGTGCCCGTCGGAGAAgttggcggcggcggcggctaCTCCTCCGCTTCGCCCTCCTTCGCCTCCTCCGCGCCCGGCTCGCCGTGCTCCTCCGAGGAGAGCGGCTACGACGTGGCGCTGAGCCCCGAGGAGCGGGAGCTGCTGGACTTCACCAGCTGGCTGGGGAGCTACTGA